Proteins from one Staphylococcus sp. IVB6214 genomic window:
- a CDS encoding ABC-2 transporter permease, with protein MLNLIKRNVYLHKNTLILYLILLLVYPIYQRYEPDYEMWFIPVMLIIFFICIADSAHAFRLQKRFGSDEAYLFQHSLPVSKKQLLNVHYITVMGLTILTVLLILLYDVNQFYIEVNQIKVSFIYGFIATNLLAFLISFPASGEQSRKQRPPMFIYMISILGFIPALIALSFVTIGFFAFDNPDYFSMDIGIYYVVFSILTAIFTYIFQMKRIHNT; from the coding sequence ATGCTGAACTTAATCAAACGCAATGTATATTTGCATAAAAATACTTTGATATTATATTTGATTTTATTACTTGTTTATCCAATATATCAGCGTTATGAACCGGATTATGAGATGTGGTTTATACCTGTTATGCTTATTATTTTCTTCATTTGTATCGCTGACTCAGCCCATGCATTTCGTCTGCAAAAACGATTTGGAAGTGATGAGGCTTATTTGTTTCAACATAGCTTACCTGTATCAAAGAAACAGTTGTTGAATGTACATTACATCACAGTGATGGGGCTCACTATTCTAACAGTATTATTAATACTTTTATATGACGTCAACCAGTTTTATATTGAAGTGAACCAGATCAAAGTGTCATTTATATATGGATTTATCGCCACAAACCTTCTAGCGTTTCTGATCTCCTTTCCAGCATCAGGGGAACAATCACGTAAACAACGCCCACCGATGTTCATTTATATGATTTCAATATTGGGCTTTATTCCAGCATTGATTGCTTTAAGTTTTGTCACGATAGGATTCTTTGCCTTTGACAATCCGGACTATTTTTCAATGGATATCGGAATTTACTATGTTGTTTTTAGTATTTTAACGGCGATTTTCACTTATATTTTTCAAATGAAACGTATACACAATACTTAG
- a CDS encoding ABC transporter ATP-binding protein codes for MSGKAIELNHVRYETKHFTLEDIHFDVPKGYVTGFIGANGSGKTTTIRMIMDLLQPTAGDIKLFGQPMQADPVDLKDKIGFVYSELYLNDKWKVKKAEKLIAPFYSQWDHELFMDYLKRFELPYDKKIRELSTGMKMKLSLAIALSHHAELYIFDEPTAGLDPVVRNEILDIIQEELLDEQKSVFFSTHIISDLERIADYIVHLQDGHIIVNGSKEELLETHHLVRGDSADLDDELRQLLIHCVEKEDVYSGMTKDAQTFHELFGQRVTISPMTVEEIMVHYEQHKKGVMNHDNTH; via the coding sequence ATGAGTGGAAAAGCCATTGAACTCAATCATGTACGTTATGAGACGAAACATTTTACATTAGAAGATATTCATTTTGATGTGCCTAAAGGATACGTGACAGGTTTTATCGGTGCAAACGGTTCAGGGAAAACAACAACGATTCGGATGATTATGGATTTATTACAGCCAACAGCAGGTGATATTAAGTTGTTCGGGCAACCGATGCAAGCTGATCCAGTTGACCTCAAAGATAAAATTGGATTTGTTTATTCAGAGTTGTATTTAAATGATAAATGGAAAGTTAAAAAGGCAGAAAAGTTGATCGCACCATTTTATAGTCAATGGGATCACGAACTGTTTATGGATTATTTGAAACGTTTTGAACTGCCATATGATAAAAAAATTCGTGAACTATCGACAGGGATGAAGATGAAGTTATCACTTGCAATTGCACTCAGTCATCATGCTGAATTGTATATATTTGATGAACCAACAGCAGGACTGGACCCCGTTGTCCGTAATGAGATTTTAGACATTATTCAAGAAGAATTGTTAGATGAACAAAAATCTGTCTTCTTCTCAACACACATCATTTCCGATTTAGAGCGTATTGCTGATTATATTGTTCACTTACAAGACGGTCACATTATTGTAAATGGCTCTAAGGAAGAACTATTAGAAACACATCATCTTGTACGAGGTGATAGTGCAGACTTAGATGATGAACTACGACAGTTACTCATTCATTGTGTTGAAAAAGAAGACGTATATAGTGGTATGACAAAAGATGCACAAACATTCCATGAATTGTTCGGGCAACGTGTCACAATTTCACCAATGACCGTGGAAGAGATAATGGTGCATTATGAACAACACAAAAAAGGTGTGATGAATCATGATAACACTCATTAA
- a CDS encoding GntR family transcriptional regulator: MKILLQNNSASPIYEQIKHQIKEQILRGILPAGANLPSMRELAKDLGVSVITTKRAYEDLEKEGYLTSIRGKGTFVREQDTSILKEKQFIVIEELTQSLVKEAKTIGMSLSELQDIVKMLYEEESL, translated from the coding sequence ATGAAAATTTTACTGCAAAATAATAGTGCATCGCCCATATATGAACAAATTAAGCATCAAATTAAAGAACAGATTTTGCGGGGGATTCTGCCGGCAGGTGCTAACCTACCATCAATGAGAGAACTTGCGAAAGATTTAGGCGTCAGTGTGATTACAACGAAACGAGCCTATGAAGACTTAGAAAAAGAAGGCTATTTAACTTCTATTCGAGGGAAAGGCACCTTTGTCAGGGAACAAGATACGTCTATTTTGAAGGAAAAACAATTTATCGTCATCGAAGAACTTACACAATCACTTGTAAAAGAAGCAAAAACAATCGGGATGTCTTTGTCAGAACTTCAAGACATCGTCAAGATGCTATATGAGGAGGAATCATTATGA
- a CDS encoding aminotransferase class I/II-fold pyridoxal phosphate-dependent enzyme: protein MNPLALTLNEQLNENNPHLLDMMSDLGKNMYYPKGILTQSAEAKATDYNATIGMATNRDGMMYADTLYDMFNHLSPEEVFAYAPPQGLESLRDLWLNKVLADNPDLQAEQITRPIVTNALTHGLSLVGDMFVNAGDTVLLPAHTWGNYNLVYGVRHQANIQKYPIFDENGHYTTQGLVDTLAAVEQDKVILVLNYPNNPTGYTPTVDEVRTIVEAVDTLGKRGVNVVTVVDDAYYGLFYEDVYTQSIFTALTNLNNPHVLPIRLDGATKEFFAWGFRVGFITFGLSEQLSKDIVEAKMKGLIRSNNSNGSTPSHSAVRYVLENPEQFNKDIQANVETLEARYQVTKELVYREDFQALWQPYDFNSGYFMALRVKDVDAETLRQHLIENYSIGIVALNSTDIRIAFSCIEKEDIPHVFESIAKGIQDLQN, encoded by the coding sequence ATGAATCCTTTAGCACTCACTCTAAACGAACAGCTTAACGAAAACAATCCGCACTTACTCGATATGATGTCTGATTTAGGAAAAAATATGTACTATCCAAAAGGCATTTTAACACAATCTGCAGAAGCAAAAGCAACTGATTATAATGCGACAATTGGTATGGCAACGAATCGTGACGGTATGATGTATGCAGACACATTATACGATATGTTCAACCACCTATCGCCAGAAGAAGTATTCGCATATGCACCCCCACAAGGTTTAGAATCTTTACGTGACTTATGGTTGAATAAAGTGTTAGCAGACAATCCTGATCTTCAAGCAGAACAAATCACACGTCCAATCGTTACAAACGCACTGACACATGGTTTATCACTCGTTGGTGATATGTTCGTCAATGCAGGTGATACAGTGTTACTTCCTGCGCATACTTGGGGCAACTATAACCTCGTATATGGTGTCCGTCATCAAGCAAATATTCAAAAATATCCAATCTTTGATGAAAATGGACACTACACAACACAAGGTCTTGTTGATACATTAGCAGCAGTTGAACAAGACAAAGTGATTCTTGTCTTGAACTATCCTAACAACCCAACTGGCTATACACCGACTGTTGATGAAGTCCGTACAATCGTAGAAGCTGTCGACACACTTGGAAAACGTGGTGTCAACGTTGTAACAGTGGTAGACGATGCATACTATGGACTATTTTACGAAGATGTCTATACACAATCTATTTTTACAGCACTGACAAACTTGAATAACCCACATGTGTTACCAATTCGTCTTGATGGTGCAACGAAAGAATTTTTCGCATGGGGCTTCCGTGTTGGATTCATCACATTCGGTTTATCCGAACAACTATCAAAAGATATTGTTGAAGCAAAAATGAAAGGTCTGATCCGTAGTAACAACTCAAACGGTTCAACACCATCACATTCTGCAGTACGTTATGTACTTGAAAACCCAGAACAGTTTAATAAGGATATTCAAGCGAACGTTGAAACATTAGAAGCACGTTATCAAGTGACAAAAGAACTGGTATATCGTGAAGACTTCCAAGCGTTATGGCAACCATATGACTTCAACTCTGGGTACTTCATGGCACTACGTGTAAAAGATGTTGATGCTGAAACATTGCGACAACACTTAATCGAAAACTATTCAATTGGTATTGTCGCATTGAACAGTACAGATATCCGTATTGCGTTTAGCTGTATTGAAAAAGAAGACATCCCACATGTATTTGAGAGCATTGCCAAAGGTATTCAAGATTTACAAAACTAA
- a CDS encoding methylated-DNA--[protein]-cysteine S-methyltransferase has protein sequence MYYYYQHIQTPLGRMTAVVNDETLLSLSFTDSKDYQTAWDKLQKQATLIQISSHPIINQIALELEAYFHGTCQQFKTPVNYVIGTPFQQDVWRALKALSYGDQVTYGTIAEAIGKPKSVRAVATAIGLNPLSIIVPCHRVLRKDGRLGGFNSGLHRKKYLLTLEGGRWNE, from the coding sequence ATGTATTATTATTATCAACATATCCAAACACCTTTAGGACGCATGACGGCAGTTGTGAATGATGAGACACTTTTAAGCTTATCGTTTACAGATTCTAAGGACTACCAGACCGCTTGGGATAAATTACAAAAACAAGCAACGTTAATTCAAATTTCATCACATCCGATAATCAATCAGATTGCCCTTGAATTAGAAGCCTATTTTCATGGGACTTGTCAGCAATTTAAAACACCTGTGAACTATGTTATCGGCACACCCTTCCAACAAGACGTTTGGCGTGCATTAAAAGCATTGTCTTATGGCGATCAAGTCACATACGGTACCATTGCCGAAGCGATTGGAAAACCCAAAAGTGTCCGTGCAGTTGCCACTGCGATTGGTCTGAATCCACTGTCCATTATCGTGCCATGCCATCGTGTGTTAAGAAAGGATGGACGTCTCGGTGGCTTTAATAGTGGTCTACACCGTAAAAAATATTTATTAACCTTAGAAGGAGGACGCTGGAATGAATGA
- a CDS encoding acetylornithine deacetylase — MNERHIDILRTLIAHPTISPPARNTATLQRVITNWLTSIGFDVNQIPFYDNDIILVATLKGRDDNAPKLILNGHIDVAEVDDTRFWQTDPFELVIKDGYLYGRGVADMKGGVSSLIYTLEKLHKEGKQPEGDIIVQIVAGEEVGEAGTKVACEHSPQADLALVLDTSESIAMGQGGVITGWITIQSDETIHDGARSHMIHAGGGRHGASAIEKMMKIIQALQELERHWAVTKSYPGMPAGANTINPAVIQGGRHPAFIADKCELWITIHYLPNEDYETITQEIEDYLNRVASSDLWLQHHPLQYRWGGTSMIEDQGEIFPSFTLPEKHPGFELLQEAHQTVHQQPLQTTMSTTVTDGGWTAHFGIPTILYGPGELNEAHGTNEKINQLDLEQFTEVLYQFLTKWYKQPQANTIS; from the coding sequence ATGAATGAACGACATATTGATATCTTACGCACTTTAATCGCACATCCAACTATAAGCCCACCCGCACGTAATACCGCCACACTTCAACGTGTCATCACTAATTGGTTGACATCAATAGGATTTGACGTCAATCAAATCCCCTTTTATGACAATGACATAATTCTTGTTGCAACATTAAAAGGTCGAGATGACAATGCACCGAAGCTCATCTTGAATGGACATATTGATGTGGCAGAAGTGGATGATACACGTTTTTGGCAGACAGACCCTTTTGAATTAGTCATAAAAGATGGTTATTTGTATGGACGTGGTGTCGCCGATATGAAAGGTGGCGTTTCTTCACTCATCTACACATTGGAGAAGCTTCACAAAGAAGGTAAACAACCCGAAGGAGATATTATCGTACAAATCGTTGCAGGTGAAGAAGTGGGTGAAGCAGGAACGAAAGTCGCTTGCGAACATTCACCACAAGCCGACTTAGCACTTGTTTTGGACACGAGTGAATCCATCGCAATGGGACAAGGCGGTGTCATTACAGGTTGGATCACAATTCAAAGTGATGAAACGATACATGATGGTGCAAGAAGTCATATGATTCACGCTGGCGGTGGGCGTCACGGAGCTAGCGCCATAGAAAAAATGATGAAGATCATACAAGCGTTACAAGAACTGGAACGCCATTGGGCTGTGACAAAATCGTATCCGGGAATGCCTGCTGGTGCGAATACGATTAATCCAGCGGTCATTCAAGGTGGCAGACATCCAGCCTTTATTGCTGATAAGTGCGAATTATGGATCACTATTCACTATTTGCCAAATGAAGATTATGAAACAATCACACAAGAAATTGAAGACTATTTGAATCGAGTAGCAAGTAGTGATTTATGGTTACAACATCACCCATTGCAATACCGTTGGGGTGGCACATCAATGATTGAAGATCAAGGGGAAATCTTCCCGAGCTTTACCCTTCCAGAAAAACATCCAGGATTCGAACTATTACAAGAAGCACATCAAACCGTCCATCAACAGCCACTACAAACAACTATGAGTACCACTGTTACAGATGGAGGATGGACAGCACACTTTGGAATCCCAACAATATTATATGGTCCGGGCGAACTCAACGAAGCACATGGAACGAATGAAAAAATTAATCAATTAGATCTTGAACAATTCACAGAAGTTTTATATCAGTTTTTGACAAAATGGTACAAGCAACCACAAGCAAACACAATATCATAA
- a CDS encoding glycosyltransferase family 2 protein, with product MSKKISIIIPLFNREKPIERLLQKIQSQTFDLNQVEVIVSDDASTDRSVQVAKTFIDKIPNLIILESDTNSGGASVPRNNALDIASGEWILFIDSDDYITEDSLSDALAAADVYQDEMICLPYFRSANSTRPISRSAFAFPKTTGNLQFENTKLFNTLNVIGKLIKRDVIEDNQIRFPAGIKIREDNWFLMQAYSVVNGITVLGYEKDYYFYEQQDEVALTHHSKTPPRDAVKIYNAVYDFVMKHPQIPHSRKVTLLTIFLNRYTNMIKRGQYAPVRFFDHTKETLKEIVQHIHATDETKTFINRLFNGDYDQYRS from the coding sequence ATGTCGAAAAAAATTTCTATTATAATTCCATTATTTAACCGTGAAAAACCGATTGAACGCTTATTACAAAAAATTCAAAGTCAGACATTTGACTTAAATCAAGTTGAAGTCATTGTTTCAGATGATGCTTCAACAGATCGCTCTGTTCAAGTAGCAAAAACATTTATCGATAAGATTCCTAATTTGATTATACTTGAAAGTGATACAAACTCTGGTGGTGCATCTGTACCTAGAAATAACGCATTAGATATTGCTTCGGGTGAATGGATATTATTCATTGACTCAGACGATTACATTACTGAAGATTCATTAAGTGATGCATTGGCAGCTGCTGATGTCTATCAAGATGAAATGATTTGTCTTCCGTACTTTAGAAGCGCCAATAGTACAAGACCAATCAGTCGTTCAGCATTTGCATTCCCAAAAACAACTGGAAACTTACAATTTGAAAACACGAAACTATTCAACACGTTAAACGTAATAGGTAAATTGATTAAACGCGATGTCATTGAAGACAATCAAATCCGCTTCCCTGCAGGTATCAAAATTCGTGAAGATAACTGGTTTCTTATGCAAGCATACAGTGTTGTCAATGGTATCACTGTGCTAGGTTATGAAAAAGATTATTACTTCTATGAACAACAAGACGAAGTTGCATTAACACACCATTCTAAAACACCACCAAGAGATGCTGTTAAAATTTATAATGCTGTATATGACTTTGTAATGAAACATCCACAGATTCCACACTCACGAAAAGTGACGCTATTGACTATCTTTTTAAATCGCTACACGAATATGATTAAGCGTGGTCAATACGCACCTGTTCGTTTCTTCGATCATACGAAAGAGACGTTGAAGGAAATCGTACAACATATACATGCGACAGATGAGACAAAAACATTTATTAATCGTTTATTTAACGGAGATTACGATCAGTATCGTTCGTAA
- a CDS encoding class I SAM-dependent methyltransferase encodes MCKDKKFQLQDSKTYMVKSDKDDTLVVLNGRLAIIRENDIDNKRETFLLGVGEIYIVEKGFKYFIKSLIIDTRLKIADTINITVINKESLENIFSEIDDYYFGYEERYKKVYESGADLWETVKPNKSLIKIFDEYNKIFRENVIDLGCGEGRDTIFLSENNVDVKGVDISHSAINKAKQKIRERNGNEDIFQTGNVLYLNQFENQSFHLAMNMGCLHMMKNPEDRLIHIKNVHRILVNGGYFLVDHCKDEWGKGFHTIENYNEVKEKLKNFNEENYIDRIITVNGEKIKIPLKVIPYMEKSSKELINEITSNGFNVVEVYHNNTESFGNSVLVLFKKR; translated from the coding sequence ATGTGTAAAGATAAGAAGTTTCAATTGCAAGATAGTAAGACTTATATGGTAAAAAGTGATAAAGATGATACTTTAGTAGTCTTAAATGGGAGACTAGCAATTATTAGGGAAAACGACATAGATAATAAACGCGAAACATTTCTATTAGGCGTTGGTGAGATATATATAGTCGAGAAAGGTTTCAAATATTTTATTAAATCTCTTATTATTGATACTCGTCTTAAAATAGCAGATACAATAAATATTACTGTAATTAATAAAGAAAGCCTAGAAAATATTTTTTCAGAAATTGATGATTATTATTTTGGATATGAAGAAAGATATAAAAAAGTTTACGAATCTGGAGCTGATTTATGGGAAACAGTGAAGCCCAATAAATCACTAATAAAAATATTTGATGAATACAATAAGATATTCAGAGAAAATGTCATTGATTTAGGGTGTGGAGAAGGTAGAGATACTATCTTTCTATCTGAAAACAATGTCGATGTAAAGGGGGTGGATATTTCTCATAGCGCAATCAATAAAGCAAAACAAAAGATTCGTGAACGTAATGGCAATGAAGACATATTCCAAACAGGAAATGTTTTGTATCTAAATCAGTTTGAGAACCAATCATTTCATTTGGCTATGAATATGGGATGTTTACATATGATGAAAAACCCTGAAGATAGATTGATACATATAAAAAATGTTCATAGAATTTTGGTTAACGGTGGCTACTTTTTGGTAGATCATTGCAAAGATGAGTGGGGAAAAGGATTTCATACTATTGAAAATTATAATGAAGTTAAAGAAAAGCTAAAAAACTTTAATGAAGAAAACTACATTGATCGAATTATTACTGTCAATGGTGAAAAAATAAAAATACCGCTAAAGGTAATCCCTTATATGGAAAAATCTAGTAAAGAACTCATCAACGAAATTACAAGTAATGGATTTAATGTGGTTGAGGTATATCATAATAATACGGAATCTTTTGGAAACTCTGTATTAGTTTTGTTCAAAAAGCGATAA
- a CDS encoding ATP-grasp domain-containing protein, with product MTEYLLLLGAEQFLRERSFAGGKVVGDFQVWTAIKNAKYHYNAYFDFCLDADPLNYDMLKIQIDEYKAKGYEPKAIVPLNDWTLKVANQLNATYGLPYLKQEVVEACRNKYKMKHLLIQHGVSTAKSKMFESLTQLKLLAKEFSFPVIIKPVDFGGSGGVYLANNLKECLDAYSQSQKVMEKYADVFKVSKNEFLIEEYVESDDEVSVEVLCGKDFHQVITVTEKYLSPKPWFTEMGHVVPSHLYNDIHINKLAIDACKALGIDRGVAHVEVKVKAQDLFVIEVAARPGGDAIMDLIESSYGINPYGLHISMYLNNDVQDVYIFEPTHTSAIAFLKAPLGEIKQINHPNISDDNEIIRVNLLKKVGDIVGNPENWSSREGLVQFTFSQLPTRKIFYHIEKAKKLAKRIFDYGDCMHD from the coding sequence ATGACTGAATATTTACTTTTATTAGGCGCTGAACAGTTTTTACGTGAAAGATCTTTTGCAGGTGGAAAAGTGGTAGGGGATTTTCAAGTTTGGACTGCAATCAAAAATGCTAAATATCACTATAATGCTTATTTTGATTTTTGTTTAGATGCTGATCCGTTAAATTATGATATGTTAAAAATCCAAATTGATGAATATAAAGCAAAAGGTTATGAACCAAAAGCGATCGTACCACTCAATGATTGGACTTTAAAAGTAGCGAATCAATTGAATGCAACATATGGATTGCCTTACTTAAAACAAGAAGTAGTTGAAGCATGTCGTAATAAATATAAAATGAAACATTTGTTGATACAACATGGTGTATCAACAGCAAAATCTAAAATGTTTGAGAGTTTGACACAATTAAAATTATTAGCAAAAGAGTTTTCATTTCCAGTCATTATTAAACCTGTTGATTTTGGTGGTAGTGGTGGTGTCTACTTAGCCAATAATCTAAAGGAATGTTTAGATGCGTATTCACAATCTCAAAAAGTCATGGAGAAGTATGCGGATGTATTTAAAGTGTCGAAAAATGAATTTTTAATTGAAGAATACGTTGAAAGCGATGATGAAGTATCTGTCGAAGTATTATGTGGTAAAGACTTCCATCAAGTCATCACAGTAACGGAAAAATACTTGTCACCGAAGCCATGGTTTACAGAGATGGGGCATGTTGTACCTAGCCACCTCTATAACGATATACATATTAATAAATTAGCAATAGATGCATGCAAAGCGCTTGGCATTGATCGTGGTGTTGCACATGTTGAAGTTAAAGTGAAAGCGCAAGATTTATTTGTCATTGAGGTTGCTGCAAGACCGGGTGGCGATGCTATTATGGATTTAATTGAATCTTCTTATGGTATAAATCCATATGGGTTACATATTTCAATGTATTTAAATAATGATGTACAAGATGTCTATATATTTGAGCCAACTCATACATCTGCTATTGCATTTCTAAAAGCACCTTTAGGTGAAATAAAACAGATTAATCACCCAAATATTTCTGATGATAATGAGATTATTCGTGTGAATCTTCTAAAAAAAGTAGGGGATATTGTAGGAAACCCTGAAAATTGGAGCAGTAGGGAGGGTTTAGTACAATTTACTTTCTCACAATTGCCAACAAGAAAAATATTTTATCATATAGAAAAAGCTAAGAAGTTAGCTAAGCGTATCTTTGATTATGGAGATTGTATGCATGACTAG
- the groL gene encoding chaperonin GroEL (60 kDa chaperone family; promotes refolding of misfolded polypeptides especially under stressful conditions; forms two stacked rings of heptamers to form a barrel-shaped 14mer; ends can be capped by GroES; misfolded proteins enter the barrel where they are refolded when GroES binds), whose amino-acid sequence MAKELKFSEDARQAMLRGVDQLANAVKVTIGPKGRNVVLDKEFGAPLITNDGVTIAKEIELADPYENMGAKLVQEVANKTNEIAGDGTTTATVLAQAMIQEGLKNVTSGANPVGIRQGIDKAVAVAVEALHDISQKVENKEEIAQVGAISAANEEVGRYISEAMEKVGNDGVISIEESNGFNTELDVVEGMQFDRGYQSPYMVTDSDKMTAELENPYILITDKKISSFQDILPLLEQIVQSSRPILIVADEVEGDALTNIVLNRMRGTFTAVAVKAPGFGDRRKAMLEDLAILTGAQVITDDLGLDLKETSIDMLGTASKVEVTKDNTTVVDGNGDPTNIDARINQLKAQIDETDSDFDREKLQERLAKLAGGVAVIKVGAATETELKERKLRIEDALNSTRAAVEEGIVAGGGTALMNIYKNIEAIEAEGDVATGVNIVLKALQAPVRQIAENAGLEGSVIVEQMKNAEPGVGYNAATDEWVNMLDAGIVDPTKVTRSALQHAASVAAMFLTTEAVVANIPEDKGNDMPPMGGMPGMM is encoded by the coding sequence ATGGCGAAAGAACTTAAATTTTCAGAAGATGCACGCCAAGCAATGTTACGTGGCGTTGATCAATTAGCAAATGCTGTAAAAGTCACAATCGGACCAAAAGGACGTAATGTCGTTTTAGATAAAGAGTTTGGCGCACCATTGATAACAAATGATGGTGTAACCATTGCAAAAGAAATTGAACTTGCAGATCCATATGAGAACATGGGTGCAAAACTTGTCCAAGAAGTCGCAAATAAAACAAACGAGATTGCTGGTGACGGTACAACAACAGCAACAGTTCTTGCACAAGCGATGATTCAAGAAGGTTTGAAAAACGTCACAAGTGGTGCAAATCCTGTCGGAATCCGTCAAGGTATCGATAAAGCAGTGGCTGTCGCAGTGGAAGCATTACATGATATTTCTCAAAAGGTAGAAAATAAAGAAGAAATTGCGCAAGTAGGTGCTATTTCTGCAGCGAATGAAGAAGTAGGTCGTTATATTTCAGAAGCGATGGAAAAAGTAGGTAACGATGGCGTCATTTCTATTGAAGAATCAAATGGCTTCAACACAGAACTAGATGTTGTTGAAGGGATGCAATTTGACCGTGGTTACCAATCACCATATATGGTTACAGATTCTGACAAAATGACTGCCGAATTAGAAAATCCATATATTTTAATCACAGACAAGAAAATCTCATCATTCCAAGATATCTTACCGTTATTAGAACAAATCGTTCAATCAAGTCGTCCAATTCTAATTGTTGCGGATGAAGTTGAAGGTGATGCATTAACGAACATCGTGTTGAACCGTATGCGTGGTACATTTACAGCAGTTGCAGTGAAGGCACCAGGATTTGGTGATCGTCGTAAAGCAATGTTAGAAGACTTAGCCATCTTAACAGGGGCACAAGTCATTACAGATGATCTTGGTTTAGACTTAAAAGAAACATCAATCGATATGCTTGGAACAGCGAGCAAAGTGGAAGTAACAAAAGACAATACAACAGTGGTAGATGGTAATGGTGACCCTACAAATATTGATGCACGTATCAATCAATTGAAAGCACAAATCGATGAGACAGATTCTGACTTTGATCGCGAAAAATTACAAGAACGCCTTGCAAAATTAGCAGGCGGTGTTGCTGTTATCAAAGTTGGTGCCGCAACAGAAACTGAATTAAAAGAGCGTAAATTACGTATTGAAGATGCATTAAACTCAACACGTGCAGCGGTTGAAGAAGGTATCGTTGCCGGTGGTGGCACAGCATTGATGAATATCTACAAAAATATCGAAGCGATCGAAGCAGAAGGTGACGTCGCAACAGGTGTCAACATTGTGTTGAAAGCATTGCAAGCGCCTGTTCGTCAAATTGCTGAAAACGCAGGCTTAGAAGGTTCTGTTATCGTTGAACAAATGAAAAATGCAGAACCAGGCGTTGGTTACAATGCCGCAACAGACGAATGGGTAAACATGCTTGATGCTGGTATCGTGGATCCAACAAAAGTTACACGTTCAGCATTACAACATGCAGCAAGTGTGGCAGCGATGTTCTTAACAACTGAGGCTGTAGTCGCAAATATTCCTGAAGATAAAGGAAATGACATGCCACCAATGGGCGGAATGCCAGGCATGATGTAA
- the groES gene encoding co-chaperone GroES produces the protein MLKPLGSRIVIEKKEQEQTTKSGIVLTDSAKENSNEGEVVAVGPGRLLDNGQRVAPEVQVGDRVVFQQYAGAEVKRNDKKYLVLDVEEVLAIIEA, from the coding sequence ATGTTAAAACCATTAGGAAGCCGTATTGTAATAGAGAAGAAAGAACAAGAACAAACAACGAAAAGTGGCATTGTCTTAACAGATTCAGCAAAAGAAAATTCAAATGAAGGTGAAGTAGTCGCAGTTGGGCCAGGTCGCTTATTAGACAATGGGCAACGTGTTGCACCTGAAGTACAAGTAGGGGATCGTGTTGTGTTTCAACAGTATGCAGGAGCAGAAGTGAAACGCAATGACAAGAAATACCTTGTATTAGATGTTGAAGAAGTATTGGCAATCATTGAAGCATAA